A window of Streptomyces gilvosporeus contains these coding sequences:
- a CDS encoding alpha/beta hydrolase, whose amino-acid sequence MTATVITEEPPVEAHRVESVTAADGTPLALHQWIPKNPKAAVFYVHGLQSHAGWLFETGPELARRQIAVYAPDRRGSGSSGGPRGHLPSSAAVLDDYTAHFEAVRARHPEHLPVTAVGQSFGGSVLAALLATGRISPDGVVLCAPALGQQQARHGQEGVRRLRTLQGHRTSPVTLKDEDYTRQQPYLAFMANDHAMLRQITDGFRAVMAELELLYTEGPRWDIGSPAAPVHFARPERDPIIDLDTARSTLARMCPDTVDAHFDADSHYLEFSPVRAQFWDWLADVALRTPKAPAPPTDAAAIAGAAAPAGHRTQPAACPGGPR is encoded by the coding sequence GTGACAGCCACCGTGATCACCGAAGAACCCCCGGTGGAGGCGCACCGCGTCGAGTCCGTCACCGCGGCCGACGGCACCCCACTCGCCCTCCACCAGTGGATACCGAAGAACCCGAAAGCGGCCGTCTTCTACGTGCACGGCCTCCAGAGCCACGCCGGCTGGCTCTTCGAGACCGGGCCCGAACTGGCCCGCCGCCAGATCGCCGTGTACGCCCCGGACCGGCGCGGCTCCGGCAGCAGCGGCGGCCCGCGCGGCCACCTGCCCTCCTCCGCCGCGGTGCTCGACGACTACACGGCGCACTTCGAGGCCGTCCGGGCCCGGCATCCGGAGCACCTCCCGGTCACCGCGGTCGGCCAGAGCTTCGGAGGCAGCGTGCTGGCCGCGCTGCTCGCCACCGGCCGCATCTCCCCGGACGGCGTGGTCCTCTGCGCCCCGGCCCTGGGCCAGCAACAGGCCCGCCACGGACAAGAAGGCGTGCGCCGCCTGCGCACGCTCCAGGGCCACCGCACCTCCCCGGTCACCCTGAAGGACGAGGACTACACCAGGCAGCAGCCCTACCTCGCCTTCATGGCGAACGACCACGCCATGCTGCGCCAGATCACCGACGGCTTCCGCGCCGTGATGGCCGAACTGGAGCTGCTCTACACCGAAGGACCCCGGTGGGACATCGGCAGCCCGGCGGCCCCGGTGCACTTCGCCCGGCCCGAACGGGACCCCATCATCGACCTGGACACCGCACGGTCGACGCTCGCCCGGATGTGCCCGGACACCGTCGACGCCCACTTCGACGCCGACTCCCACTACCTGGAGTTCTCGCCCGTACGGGCACAGTTCTGGGACTGGCTCGCCGACGTCGCCTTACGCACGCCCAAGGCTCCCGCCCCACCCACCGACGCCGCGGCGATCGCGGGGGCCGCGGCGCCCGCCGGTCACCGAACACAGCCCGCCGCGTGCCCAGGAGGCCCGCGGTGA